The genomic stretch GAAACCAGTGCAAAACCGCCAAGGAACTTGGCATGCACCGAAACACACTCAGCCGCACCATTGCGGAGCTCAACATTGATCCCCTGCAAATTCGCGCCGGGCTCAAGCGTCCTCCACGCAGCGTGCGTCCTGTAACTGAGAGCAGACATCTGCGAGAATCGTAGATGAACTGATCACAGGACCACAGAGAGAGCATTCGCATATGAGCCAGGCAGCACCAGGCGCAGAAACTCCGCAGCATCCCAAGTCGCCGGGGCAGGTCTTCCTGCGTGAGGGGTTTGCCTGGGACCGGCAGAACGCGTACCTCTTCGATATCGATGGCACTCTTCTGCGCAGCCGGGACCGAGTCCACTTTAACTCCTTCGCCCACAGCGTAAGGCATGTTACTGGATACGAACTCAATCTGCAGGGCGTCAGCGTCCACGGCAGCACGGACACTGCGATTCTTCGGGACGCCTTTCGCGCCTCCAATATCGCCGACTCTGAGTGGAAGCCCCAGCTTGAGCCAATCCTTGCGCTTATGCGCCAGACGGTGGTCGAGCAGCGCGACTCCCTTCAGCCCTTTCTTATGCCTGGGGTAGAGGCCACCTTACGCCATCTCCAGAGTGCTGGCGCATTACTCGGCCTGGCTACCGGCAATCTTGAAGTCATTGGCTGGCTGAAGGTTGAGGCAGCAGGTTTAAAGGAGTGGTTCCGCTTTGGCGGCTTCAGCGACCGCTTCGATATTCGAGCCGAGATGATTGCTCATGCTGCGGAACTCGCCCGGCGCATCGCTGGCCCGGATGCCTCAATCTGCGTTGTCGGCGACACTCCATGGGACATTTCCGCTGCCAAAGCCAATTCCCTGCCGACGATTGCGGTCGCTACCGGGCACTTTACGTGGGAAGAGCTGATGCAGCACGCGCCAGAAGCCTGCACCTCCACGCTCGAGGACCTGTTACACGCAACCGCTCCTGCGGCGAACCGCAACCTATGAAGCACGGCCCTTCCAATGTGCATACAAGCCACAGGATTGCGCTCTTGCCCCTGCTCCAGGCAACGCTCCTGCTTCCGCTCTTCGCGATGGCGGTCGCTGCGCCAGTTGCCGCGCAAGAGGCACCGCCCGCTCCCGGCAACCCCAGCGTGTCGCAGCCTGTCGCGGCCCTGCCTGCGCAAACCCCTCCCGCCGCATCGAATCACGATAAAAATCGCGCAGCCAAGCTCTATGCTCATGGCGCTAAAGCGATGGATAACGACAATCCAAGGCAGGCGGCCAGGGATTTCACCCGTGCCGCCGAACTGGACCCTGCAAACAGCAACTACCAGGGCGCTGCCGAGATTGCGCGCCAGCACCTGTTAACGCAGCTTGTGCAGGAGGCCGCCAAGGCAAGGATGATGGGCAAAGAGGACATTGCCCGCGCCAGACTGGAAGAGGCGCTGAAAATCGATCCTAAGAACCTTGAGGTGACGCAGCATATCGCGGAACTTGCGGACTTTGCTGCGGCAGACCGTCAGCCCTC from Acidisarcina sp. encodes the following:
- a CDS encoding helix-turn-helix domain-containing protein, yielding MKRELESLVTQMHAGGITYSEAVREFKKRYLLEVLASHRGNQCKTAKELGMHRNTLSRTIAELNIDPLQIRAGLKRPPRSVRPVTESRHLRES
- a CDS encoding HAD family hydrolase; protein product: MSQAAPGAETPQHPKSPGQVFLREGFAWDRQNAYLFDIDGTLLRSRDRVHFNSFAHSVRHVTGYELNLQGVSVHGSTDTAILRDAFRASNIADSEWKPQLEPILALMRQTVVEQRDSLQPFLMPGVEATLRHLQSAGALLGLATGNLEVIGWLKVEAAGLKEWFRFGGFSDRFDIRAEMIAHAAELARRIAGPDASICVVGDTPWDISAAKANSLPTIAVATGHFTWEELMQHAPEACTSTLEDLLHATAPAANRNL